A stretch of the uncultured Trichococcus sp. genome encodes the following:
- a CDS encoding alpha/beta hydrolase: protein MTEHTYRTFILSDKVTVEQVTFKNRYGITVAADLYLSKDIDTSQKYPALIVGTPYGGVKEQGAGIYAQNMAERGFVAIAFDESYNGESSGAPRHVSSPDIFAEDFSAAVDYIGTRPFVERDKIGVIGICGSGGFAVTAAQVDTRIKAVATVSMYDMSRVMRYGWADSMTDEQRTQLFDQLGEQRWKDFQGNEPELTPTFPSEPVDSIPEGMDPISSEFFGYYAMKRGFHPNSIGAFTKTSAMDFMNFPLMNYIQTISPRPILFIIGEHAHSRYFSEDAYKMAAEPKELFEIAGAGHVDLYDRTDLIPFDKLESFFTGNL, encoded by the coding sequence ATGACAGAGCATACTTACAGAACTTTTATACTCAGCGACAAGGTAACGGTTGAGCAAGTCACTTTTAAAAACCGCTACGGCATAACCGTTGCAGCGGATTTATACTTATCTAAGGACATCGACACATCCCAAAAATATCCTGCACTTATCGTCGGCACCCCTTATGGCGGCGTCAAGGAGCAAGGTGCAGGGATTTATGCGCAGAATATGGCGGAACGCGGATTTGTTGCGATCGCATTCGATGAATCATATAACGGTGAAAGCAGCGGCGCGCCAAGACACGTATCGTCTCCGGACATCTTTGCCGAAGACTTCAGCGCTGCCGTCGATTACATCGGCACGCGTCCATTTGTGGAAAGGGACAAAATCGGTGTGATTGGCATCTGCGGCAGCGGCGGGTTTGCAGTGACAGCGGCGCAGGTCGACACGCGGATCAAAGCAGTTGCGACAGTGAGCATGTACGATATGAGCCGGGTGATGCGCTACGGTTGGGCAGACAGCATGACGGATGAGCAACGCACACAGCTTTTTGACCAACTGGGTGAGCAACGTTGGAAAGATTTCCAGGGCAATGAACCGGAATTGACGCCTACTTTCCCAAGCGAGCCTGTGGATTCTATCCCTGAAGGAATGGATCCGATCAGCAGTGAATTCTTCGGCTATTATGCGATGAAACGCGGATTCCACCCGAATTCGATCGGCGCGTTCACGAAGACGAGCGCCATGGATTTCATGAACTTCCCGTTGATGAACTACATCCAGACGATTTCTCCTAGACCGATCCTGTTCATCATCGGTGAGCATGCGCATTCGAGATATTTCAGCGAGGATGCCTACAAAATGGCGGCCGAACCGAAGGAACTGTTTGAAATTGCCGGTGCTGGTCACGTGGATCTGTACGACAGAACGGATCTGATTCCGTTCGATAAACTGGAGTCGTTCTTTACGGGGAATCTGTAA